A portion of the Phyllopteryx taeniolatus isolate TA_2022b chromosome 15, UOR_Ptae_1.2, whole genome shotgun sequence genome contains these proteins:
- the sema4d gene encoding semaphorin-4D isoform X1: protein MNHYTLADAMTDKGNFTVPKLSESNMGFGMLGVFLGLLLEVSTHGPHAVPRTSWRHQDLELLEFSEPGIFNYSTLLLSDERDVLYVGAREAIFELSKKNVTVRNNKVLWQVGETPIDMCTLKGKSKETDCLNYIRVLQVVDDQRLYVCGTHAFQPQCDYLTLADFSLEGRAEDGRGKCSFDPSQSFTTVMVDGELYSGTAYNFLGSEPIISRYSPSSYLLRTEYSTSWLNEPSFVFADVIREGENAVDGEDDKIYYFFTEVSVEYEFFGNLLIPRVARVCKGDQGGQRTLQKKWTSFLKAKLVCSMPELNFVFNVVHDVFILKGTRLKDTVIYGAFTSQWGNVGLSAVCAYNMSAVDEVFSKGKYMQKATVEQSHTKWVRYNGVSPSPRPGACINSRMRQQNISSSLHLPDKTLQFVKDHPLLEDPVLPIGNRPRLITKDINYTQVVVERVRALDGSIHDVIFTGTDKGVLHKSVVLTGEVHMVEEIQLLKNSEPIKNLVLSSKTRSLYAGSDSGVVQSPTAFCGSYQSCDDCILARDPYCAWDPHTARCVKISDTASQQLWKLIQSLSGDADKCPTAPIVPLKDYKRVSVKPGSSAELPCLVRSNTAQVMWRCNGSLLTEASHFHFIRENGLLIYSVAAEDQGHYECWSVEFASGKNFTRLLAGFVLTLDVPHAATTLQSREITHSMEGKVEADGALTSALAPPNFTAAVQLTSSPRSSLTPSGITEQPPEHPVPPESATPEAEYLQRSNGTALLFFFLLFFLLFLAAVAYNCYMQYLPAPCLRLRAALLGTHKMSDAARPEYSACEAGLIEASAVSDQVAATVQPVQNSSQNLRALRDTGYETEPECGNGRVPSHVFADESRCPQKPFDIDCDSQSIQFADADEPYC from the exons AGGAAACTTCACAGTTCCAAAGTTGTCGGAGTCCAACATGGGGTTTGGCATGCTGGGCGTGTTCCTGGGACTGCTCCTGGAGGTGTCCACCCATGGACCCCATGCTGTGCCTCGAACTTCCTGGAGACACCAAG ATTTGGAGCTGTTGGAGTTCTCAGAGCCGGGCATCTTCAACTACTCCACGCTACTGCTTAGCGACGAACGGGACGTGCTCTATGTGGGAGCCCGGGAGGCCATCTTTGAGCTGAGCAAGAAGAATGTGACTGTCCGAAACAACAAG GTTCTGTGGCAAGTTGGCGAGACCCCCATAGACATGTGCACGCTCAAAGGAAAATCAAAGGAG ACCGACTGTCTGAACTACATTCGAGTGCTGCAGGTGGTCGACGACCAGCGGCTCTACGTCTGTGGGACACATGCCTTTCAACCGCAGTGTGATTATTTG aCTTTGGCTGACTTTTCGTTAGAGGGTCGAGCAGAAGATGGCAGAGGGAAGTGCTCCTTCGATCCCTCGCAAAGCTTCACCACTGTCATGGTTG aTGGAGAGCTGTACTCTGGGACTGCTTATAACTTCTTGGGTAGTGAGCCCATTATTTCTAGATACTCTCCATCTTCGTACCTGCTGAGGACAGAGTATTCCACATCATGGCTCAATG AGCCCAGTTTTGTTTTCGCCGACGTGATCAGGGAAGGGGAGAACGCTGTAGATGGCGAGGACGACAAAATCTACTACTTCTTCACAGAGGTATCCGTGGAGTACGAGTTCTTCGGCAATCTACTCATTCCAAGGGTGGCACGTGTTTGTAAG GGCGACCAGGGAGGACAGAGGACGCTGCAGAAGAAGTGGACGTCCTTCCTGAAAGCCAAGCTGGTGTGCTCCATGCCCGAACTCAACTTTGTCTTCAACGTGGTGCACGACGTCTTCATCCTGAAGGGCACGCGCTTGAAGGACACGGTCATCTATGGGGCCTTCACCTCCCAGTG GGGAAACGTTGGTCTGTCGGCAGTGTGTGCTTACAACATGTCTGCTGTGGATGAGGTCTTCTCCAAGGGCAAGTACATGCAGAAGGCCACCGTGGAGCAGTCCCACACTAAGTGGGTCCGCTACAATGGTGTTAGTCCCTCGCCACGCCCTGGAGCA TGTATCAACAGCCGCATGCGGCAACAGAACATCAGCAGCTCGCTGCACCTCCCCGACAAGACGCTGCAGTTCGTCAAGGACCACCCCCTGTTGGAGGACCCCGTCCTGCCCATCGGGAACAGGCCCCGCCTCATCACCAAGGATATCAACTACACACAGGTGGTCGTGGAGCGGGTCCGCGCCCTTGACGGGAGCATCCACGATGTAATTTTCACTGGAACGG ATAAGGGGGTCCTGCATAAGTCGGTGGTCCTCACAGGAGAGGTCCACATGGTTGAGGAAATCCAGCTCCTGAAGAACTCCGAGCCCATTAAGAACTTGGTGCTGTCCTCCAAG ACGCGATCCCTGTACGCCGGTTCGGACTCGGGTGTGGTTCAGTCGCCCACGGCCTTCTGTGGCAGCTACCAGTCCTGTGATGACTGCATACTTGCCCGAGACCCATACTGTGCCTGGGACCCTCACACTGCTCGCTGCGTCAAGATCTCCGACACGGCCAGTCAGCAGCTCTG GAAGCTAATTCAGAGCCTAAGTGGCGATGCAGACAAATGTCCTACAG CCCCCATTGTGCCCCTGAAGGACTACAAGCGTGTTTCGGTGAAGCCCGGGAGCTCCGCCGAGCTCCCGTGCCTGGTGCGCTCCAACACGGCGCAGGTGATGTGGAGATGCAATGGCTCGCTCCTCACCGAGGCCTCGCACTTTCACTTCATCCGAGAGAACGGCCTGCTCATCTACAGTGTGGCCGCCGAGGACCAGGGCCACTACGAGTGCTGGTCCGTGGAGTTCGCCAGCGGGAAGAACTTCACTCGCCTCCTGGCGGGATTCGTCTTGACTCTGGACGTCCCGCATGCCGCCACCACCCTCCAGAGCCGGGAGATCACGCACAGCATGGAAGGTAAAGTTGAGGCAGACGGAGCGCTAACATCAGCCCTCGCCCCGCCCAATTTCACCGCCGCCGTGCAGCTCACATCCTCGCCACGCTCGTCACTAACCCCAAGCGGCATCACCGAGCAGCCGCCCGAGCACCCCGTGCCCCCAGAGAGCGCCACCCCAGAGGCGGAGTACTTGCAGCGCAGCAACGGCACAGCCCTCCTCTTTTTCTTCCTGCTCTTCTTCCTGCTCTTCCTGGCCGCCGTGGCGTACAACTGCTACATGCAGTATCTCCcggccccgtgcctgcgtctgCGGGCGGCCCTGTTGGGCACACACAAGATGAGCGACGCCGCCCGGCCCGAGTACAGCGCATGCGAAGCGGGCCTCATTGAGGCGTCGGCCGTGTCGGACCAAGTTGCCGCAACGGTGCAGCCTGTGCAGAACAGCAGTCAGAACCTGCGCGCGCTGCGCGATACCGGCTACGAGACAGAACCAGAGTGCGGCAACGGGCGCGTGCCCTCGCATGTCTTTGCTGACGAAAGCCGGTGTCCACAGAAGCCCTTCGACATAGACTGCGACTCCCAGTCCATCCAGTTCGCTGATGCCGACGAGCCTTATTGCTAG